The following nucleotide sequence is from uncultured Draconibacterium sp..
TTCAAAAGGAATTTTATGGATTGCAACTGAAGATGGTGGTGTATGTATGGAAAATCCGCTTAAACTGACCACCCTTCTACGATTTAGAGAATGTAAATTAAACTCTGTCTATAAGTTTAAAACATTTAATATTGCAACTTATGACAGACAAGAAGAAAGAATCACCTGAATATATTGCGATGCGTGACTTAGCTTTAAGTCAATTACGCAGCGGAAAGTCATTAACAGGCGAAGGAGGTGTTTTTGCCCCCATTATCAAAGAGTTTTTAGAAAGTGCTTTATCGGCAGAGATGGAGAGTCATCTTGATGAAAAAGAACGAAGTACTGGCAACAAGCGCAATGGGAAAGGTTCCAAGACGTTAAAAACCTCTTCAGGGGAAATTAGCATTGAAACACCTCAGGACAGGCACAGCAATTTCGAACCTCAGATAGTTAAGAAGCGAGAAACCATATTAGCCGACAATATTGCCCCACAGATAATTGGGCTTTATGGAAGAGGTATGAGTTTACGAGATATCTCGGTTCATATTGAGGAAATATATGATGTAGAAGTATCGGCAGCCACTTTAAGTGAAATTACAGACAGGGTGATTCCACAGGTTAAGGAATGGCAAAACAGGCCCCTGGACGAAGTTTATCCGATTGTTTGGCTCGATGCAATGCATTACAAAGTAAGAGATGGGGGAAAAGTAGTTTCCCGTGCCGTTTATAATATTCTTGCCATTAACAAAGAAGGCCGCAAAGAGCTAATTGGCATGTACATCTCCGAAAGCGAAGGAGCCAACTTTTGGTTGTCGGTTTTAACCGATTTAAAGAACCGCGGGGTTAATGATGTCTTGATTGCCTGTACCGATAACCTGAAAGGGTTTTCAGAGGCTATTTTAAGTATCTTTCCTGAAACAGAGATTCAGAAATGTGTGATTCATCAAATCCGTAACTCATTGAAGTATGTGGCTTCAAAAGACCAGAAGCCGTTTATGAAAGATTTGAAAAAGGTTTATCAGTCACCAACCAAAAGCCAGGCCGAAACAGAACTGATAAATCTTGAGGAAATATGGGGCAAAAAATATCCAATAGTAATACGTTCGTGGAATGAAAACTGGGATGAACTGACTACTTACTTTGATTATGACACCCACATTAGAAAACTAATTTACACGACTAACGCCGTTGAAGGTTTTCACCGTCAGGTAAGAAAAGTAACCAAAACAAAGGGTGCTTTCCCAACTGATATGGCTTTATTGAAACTGATTTATCTGGCTACAGAAAATATCTCAAAAAAATGGACGCAACCGCTTCAGAATTGGGGGTTAACTATTCAACAGCTTTGTATAAAATTTGGAGACAGGATAAAACTTGAATTGTAATTATCCAACTCAATAAAAACAAAAAAAGGCAGATTGCAGAACCTGTCAAGGGTTTATAAACGGCTTCGTTCCTTGCCGCCCTTGACAGAACCTGAAATCTACCTCAAAAAGTTTTTACAAATTGGATGTGACTGAAAAAATAATTTAATTTGAAAAAGAGAAATCAATCAGACAGAGTTACATTTACATATCCACGATTTAAGTTGACCACCTGCGCCGGAGTAAATTGACCACCCCCGATTTTCCCAAAACGAAAAGAACATTTTCAGTGTTATTTTGAATCAAATTTAACAAAAATAATTACTCTTCTTTTTTACGTTTTCTTCTCATTGATTCACCTCTTAGTTCTATCCTGTTGGATTGATGGATTAACCGGTCGAGTATAGCATCGGCAATGGTTTTTTCTCCGATAACAGAATACCAGCCAGCAATAGGTATTTGTGAGGTTACAATCAAAGAACCTATATTTTGCCTGTCTTCAATAATCTCAAGCAAAGCAAGCCGGTTGGGGTTATCAAGCGGTTGCAGCCCAAAATCGTCGATAATAACCAGGTGTTGGCGCTCTATTTTAGCCAGTTCTTTCAGGTAAGAACCATCGGCTTTCGCCATTTTTAGTTTCGCAAACATTTTATTGGCATTAAAATACATCACCCTGTACCCCTCGATACAAGCCTGGTAGCCCAAAGCTGTTGCCAGGTAGCTTTTCCCTACACCGGTGCTTCCTGTAATCAGTATATTTTCACATTTTTCGATATAATCGCATTCTGCCAGCCGTAGAATACTGTTCCGGTCAATGTTCCTCATTTCATCGTAAATAATGTTTTCGATTGATGCTTTGTAATGGAACCGGGCGTTTTTAATCCCCCTTTCAATCTTGCGGTTCTGTCGGTCGTCCCATTCGGCATCAACCAGCATCGATACAAACTGATCTAAAGTGTAATCGTTTGTTTTGCCTGTTT
It contains:
- the istB gene encoding IS21-like element helper ATPase IstB codes for the protein MKQIKLYGMHGAFRTAIETGKTNDYTLDQFVSMLVDAEWDDRQNRKIERGIKNARFHYKASIENIIYDEMRNIDRNSILRLAECDYIEKCENILITGSTGVGKSYLATALGYQACIEGYRVMYFNANKMFAKLKMAKADGSYLKELAKIERQHLVIIDDFGLQPLDNPNRLALLEIIEDRQNIGSLIVTSQIPIAGWYSVIGEKTIADAILDRLIHQSNRIELRGESMRRKRKKEE
- a CDS encoding IS256 family transposase, coding for MRDLALSQLRSGKSLTGEGGVFAPIIKEFLESALSAEMESHLDEKERSTGNKRNGKGSKTLKTSSGEISIETPQDRHSNFEPQIVKKRETILADNIAPQIIGLYGRGMSLRDISVHIEEIYDVEVSAATLSEITDRVIPQVKEWQNRPLDEVYPIVWLDAMHYKVRDGGKVVSRAVYNILAINKEGRKELIGMYISESEGANFWLSVLTDLKNRGVNDVLIACTDNLKGFSEAILSIFPETEIQKCVIHQIRNSLKYVASKDQKPFMKDLKKVYQSPTKSQAETELINLEEIWGKKYPIVIRSWNENWDELTTYFDYDTHIRKLIYTTNAVEGFHRQVRKVTKTKGAFPTDMALLKLIYLATENISKKWTQPLQNWGLTIQQLCIKFGDRIKLEL